TGGACGGCGCTGCGGGTGCAACCCAAGTACAAGTACGACGACCTGTGGGAGCCACGTGAGGTGGATGTGTACCGCTGGATCGTCGCCAACGCGATCCTGAAGCTGCAGGACGCAGGCGCCAGGTAGCGACGCGATCTGAAGCGGACCGGTCAAGTCAGTAGGGCAGGCGACCCCGCCTGCCCTACTGTTCCTTCTGTCGTGGGAGACCCCCTGCGGACGCTCACCGGTGCTCGCGCATTGTCTCCAGCATGGCCTCGATGTTCTCCGGCGGCGTCCCGGCCACAATCTGGTTGCTGCAGCCGATGACCATGCTGGTGTGCTCCTGCGCCGCCTCCAGCGCCGTGAGCGTCTCCACCCGCACGTCCTCTACGGTCCCCTGGTGCAGCGTCTGTGAGTTGATGCCGCCCCAGAGCGTCAGGTGCGGGAAGGTCTGGCGTAGCCGCGCCAGGTCCATCCCGGCCCGGCGGTCCAGCTCATAGAAGAAGTCCACCTCGGCGTACCCGAACAGGTCCTCCGCCACCGGCCACAGGTTCCCATCGCTGGCGAAGCCGTGGTAGCACCCGTGCTCGTGGCAGATCTCGGTAATGCGCTTGAGGCGCGGGGCCATCAGGTCGTGGAAGACCCGCGGCGAATACAAGGGCCCCAGCGGCCCCGCGAAGTCCCCCCCGCCGCACAGGTACTTCAGCCCGATCTCCTTCATCACCGCGACGTTGCCGGGAACATGGGCCAACTGACGGTCCAGGTACTTGCCGACCAAATCGGGCCGCAGCACGCAGGCTTCCAGCCAGATCGTCTCGCGCGGGATACACAGGCCGGTGCCGAAGCCGGGGATGGCGCGGTTCGGGAAGCGCTCGACGGCGGCGGTCAGGTCAGGCCAACTGGCCGGCGTGGGCTTGTAGGCGTCGGCCGAGGGCGGGTCCCCGGCGACGCTGCGCTCCAGGTCGTCCATGGTCAGTTCGGGCCGCGGCGACCGGGCCGCGACCTGGTACAGCTCGGTCTGCGGGTTGAACCGCATCACCCGCCACGTGCCGTTCTCATCGCCGTAGAAGAACGTGTGCTCATCCAGCCGCTTTGTTGGCTTCTCGTTCATGCGCCAGTACGAGGGGCGGATCAGGTCCAGGTCGAGGACATCGGCGATGTCGAAAGCGTCCTGGCGGCTGCGCTCGATGTATTCCGCATGGGCGTCAGGCCCTTCCCACAACGCCCGAGCCTCTCGGTATTGCTGGATGCCGCCGCCGACGTAGGCCTCGCGGCCGAGCACAATCGAGCCGGCCCACGACGAGAACCCGGCCTGGTAGATGGGCACCTTGTCAGACGGCTGGTGGTCGAAGGCGGCCTGGACGCGCTCGCGGGGCAGCATGGGCAGTCTCCTCGGGTGAATGGGGCAGGGATTCGCCACGGCCGCTGCGAAACCCTCCGCGCACTATCCTTCCTGGAGGCACCCGCGATGAGTTTGCCCGCTTCCCCGTGGCCCGACGGCTGCCGCGGCGCCCTGTCGCTGACGTTCGATGACGGCAACGAGACGCAACTGAAGCGCGCCATCCCGATCATGGCGGAGCGCGGCCTGCGCGGCACGTTCTACATGAGCCCGCGCGGCGACCAGTGGCGCGAGACGCTGGAGCAATGGCGCGGCGCGTACGACGCCGGGCATGAGATCGGCAACCACTCACTCAGCCACACCTGCTCGCGGGGCTTTTCGGACAACCCGCAGGCGAAGGGCCTCGAGACGATGACCCTCCAGGACATCGAGGACGATGTGTTGGAGGCCGAGCGCCGCCTGCAGGAGGTCTTCCCCACCCCCGACCGCTCCTTCTGCTATCCGTGCTTCCAGAACCACGTGGGTGAGGGCCTCACGCGGCAGAGCTACACGCCGGTCATCGCCAAGCACTTCTCGGCCGGGCGAGGCCTGGGGGAAGTCCCCAACCACCCGGCGACGTGCGACCTGCACTACGTCTGGTCGTGGATGATCCGCGGCAACACGGGGATGGAGCTGATGGGGATGGCCGACCAGTGCGCCAACCGCGGGCGCTGGGGCATCATCACGTTCCACGGCATCGGCGTGGGGCACCTGCCGGTGGCGGAGCCTGACTTCATCGAGCTATGCAACCACCTCGCCCTCAGCAAGCACATCTGGGTCGCCCCGGTGCGCGAGGTGGCGGTGGCGATCAGGGAGTGGCGGACGCAGGGGTCTGTCCCCGCGAGTTCGGCGACGCCGAACTCCGGGGGCTGACCCCGCCTCGATGCCCTGCGTCATTGGGGTCAGCCCCCTGCGCGAGCGACTTCGTCGTCCGCTCCGGGGACAGACCCCGTCACTCAGAACGTCGGCTTCTCGTCCTTGGCGAACCACCCCAGCAGCACCTGCTTGCGGTCGCACGGTTCGGCGGTGGGCTGGTGGTTGTCCTTGTCGGGCCCGTGCTCGAGGCTCCAGCCGTCCCACTCGCGGTAGGCGTGATAGGTCCAGTCCCAGCCGTACTCCTCGAACAGGCTGATGACATCGCTCAGGTACTGCGCCGCGCCCGGCGCCCAGCGGATCGCGCTGAACTCCCCGACGTAGATGTGCACGTTGTACGCCAGCTGGAACTCCCGCACGGGCTGCAGCACGCTGCGCAGCCGCTCCTTGTTCCACTCCGTCCCGTTGATGACGCCCGGGTACGTGACCGGCTTCTGGTCCTTGTTGAACACGCCCTGGTGGGTGAACTCACCGGGTACGTACATGTGAACCTGGTAGACGATGTTGGGGAGGTTCACCGGCTGCATCTCGCGGTACGCGCCGGGTGAGTCCCATTCGGCCGACTCGATGAAGACCGGGATGTTCGGGTCAATGGCGCGGATGGCCGTGGCGCACTTCACCTGCCCGTCGAAGTAGTCGCCCACGCCCTGTTCCTTCGGGGGCGCGCTCTGGACTGGCTCGTTGATCAGGTCATAGCCCCACACGACCGGGTTGCCCTTGTAGCGCCGCGCGATCTGCTCCCAGAGCGCAATCCAGTGGTCCTGGTAGAGCTTCTCGTGGAAGATCGCGACCTCGTGGTTCTCATAGCGGCCGCCTGGCGGGGAGTGCATGTCCACCACGACCTTGAGGCCGTAGCGCTTGCCGGCTTCGAGGACCTTGTCGAGATCGTCGAGTTCGGCGTTGAGCCACTTGTCGTACTCGGCCAGGTCGCGGTCGGTGCCCGCCTGCCCCCAGCGCCGCGTCATCTGCCAGCGGATGACATTGGCATGCCACTCCTGGGTGAGCACCCGCAGGTCCTCGTCCTTGAACTCATTGGGCGACATCACGCCGCGCAGGCGCGGGAGGTTGTGGCCCTTGAAGACCGGGCCGGGGTTCGCCGGCGGCTGGGGTCGGGGCGGCGGCGGGAGCTTAAGCACCGATATCTTGAGGTCGTCGAACCACACCGTGCCCGAACTGCCCTGCAGACCCAGGCTGAGGTCGCCGGCGGTCACGTCATCCGCCAGCGGGGCCACGAACTCCAGCTTCTTCCAGTCGAAGGTGCCGAAGACGTTGTCCTGGTTGCGCCAGAACTGCCCGCTGGCGGGTGAGGCGTAGTGGAGCATGAACTTGACGCCCAGGTACGAGGCCGGCGGCTTCGTGGCGTCCTGGGCCTTGGCCAGGCACTCGCAGACCAGGCGGCAGCCCCGGAAGCGCTTCAGGTCCAGCGGAAGCTGGATCATGTTGCTCCCGTTGGCTTGGTCGGCGGGCACCGTGACCTGCAGGCACTGCCCGCGCCCCTCCACCTGCACCCACTGGGCCACGGGGTTCTTGGACCAGGCGTCGCGGCTCGCGGCTGTCTCGAAGTCGGTCTGGAAGACGATGTCGCCCACCTTCGGCGGAGTCGGTTGGGCCTGCAGACAGCCGGCCCACAGCAGGGCGAAGGCAGCCAGCACAACGGCGGTCGTGGGTGTGTGCATGGGAGATCCTCCTTGCTAGTGGCGGCGCGACTCATCGCGCCAATGCCCGGCATTACGGCAACGCGGGATCAGGGCGCGATGAATCGCGCCACTACCCGTGCAGCTTCTCCAGCAACCACGCGATGTTCTTGCCCAGGTTCTCC
This genomic window from bacterium contains:
- a CDS encoding uroporphyrinogen decarboxylase family protein, whose protein sequence is MLPRERVQAAFDHQPSDKVPIYQAGFSSWAGSIVLGREAYVGGGIQQYREARALWEGPDAHAEYIERSRQDAFDIADVLDLDLIRPSYWRMNEKPTKRLDEHTFFYGDENGTWRVMRFNPQTELYQVAARSPRPELTMDDLERSVAGDPPSADAYKPTPASWPDLTAAVERFPNRAIPGFGTGLCIPRETIWLEACVLRPDLVGKYLDRQLAHVPGNVAVMKEIGLKYLCGGGDFAGPLGPLYSPRVFHDLMAPRLKRITEICHEHGCYHGFASDGNLWPVAEDLFGYAEVDFFYELDRRAGMDLARLRQTFPHLTLWGGINSQTLHQGTVEDVRVETLTALEAAQEHTSMVIGCSNQIVAGTPPENIEAMLETMREHR
- a CDS encoding polysaccharide deacetylase family protein — encoded protein: MSLPASPWPDGCRGALSLTFDDGNETQLKRAIPIMAERGLRGTFYMSPRGDQWRETLEQWRGAYDAGHEIGNHSLSHTCSRGFSDNPQAKGLETMTLQDIEDDVLEAERRLQEVFPTPDRSFCYPCFQNHVGEGLTRQSYTPVIAKHFSAGRGLGEVPNHPATCDLHYVWSWMIRGNTGMELMGMADQCANRGRWGIITFHGIGVGHLPVAEPDFIELCNHLALSKHIWVAPVREVAVAIREWRTQGSVPASSATPNSGG
- a CDS encoding glycoside hydrolase family 5 protein, translating into MHTPTTAVVLAAFALLWAGCLQAQPTPPKVGDIVFQTDFETAASRDAWSKNPVAQWVQVEGRGQCLQVTVPADQANGSNMIQLPLDLKRFRGCRLVCECLAKAQDATKPPASYLGVKFMLHYASPASGQFWRNQDNVFGTFDWKKLEFVAPLADDVTAGDLSLGLQGSSGTVWFDDLKISVLKLPPPPRPQPPANPGPVFKGHNLPRLRGVMSPNEFKDEDLRVLTQEWHANVIRWQMTRRWGQAGTDRDLAEYDKWLNAELDDLDKVLEAGKRYGLKVVVDMHSPPGGRYENHEVAIFHEKLYQDHWIALWEQIARRYKGNPVVWGYDLINEPVQSAPPKEQGVGDYFDGQVKCATAIRAIDPNIPVFIESAEWDSPGAYREMQPVNLPNIVYQVHMYVPGEFTHQGVFNKDQKPVTYPGVINGTEWNKERLRSVLQPVREFQLAYNVHIYVGEFSAIRWAPGAAQYLSDVISLFEEYGWDWTYHAYREWDGWSLEHGPDKDNHQPTAEPCDRKQVLLGWFAKDEKPTF